In the genome of Lactuca sativa cultivar Salinas chromosome 3, Lsat_Salinas_v11, whole genome shotgun sequence, the window GGTTGAGTATGCCTTAGATCCtgttcattgtttggttgtgggcttagggcagacccattatattcgacggtttattcgatcttgatttttatataacttatatacactgggGGATTATAGAAGGAAATTATAGGTCTTTCTAGGAGTACACTATTTTATGATGCAGACACTCACATATATGGAGTAACTTTCACCCAAGAGCTTGCATACTTAAGGGTTGTATCATCATAAAACTACATTGCACAGTTTTCAAGTATAAAACAACTTTCATTTCTGAAATCATGCATCCAAAGGGTTTTTATACAAATTTAAAATCTACGTAATATTACTACTcaagaatacgataacatttaTACATTTTGGTCCGAAGGGACTAAGATTACATTCCATTTTActaagaaaatatatgattttctggaggaatatacgaacattttcaaggaacaaagaacttattttctaaaacaaaatacttatgaactcaccaacttaaatgttgatacactttcaaaattacttgtattctcaggaaaccagtaggCATGTATTTGCACAGGTTTTCAAGAAGACGGAGCATAATAGCTTATAGTCTTAATTTTTACTATATACATTCAGAGTCATTCAAGCTAGGTTTCAAATACAATGTAACCATTATATTATCattacaatggttgttgttgctttgattactattattcaattgtgatgatattgtacatgacgtcctccgcccttgaacgtttccaccgtctcggtttgggggtgtgacagagaccATACCCAACTAAGAGCGGCCATCTAGCAGAGTATTGATGACAATCTCAGACTCTTCTAAATAGTTCAATGGAAtactagcaagctcgcaacctgtaggtgttaataaaTTATACTATCCGTGAGTATGAATTGTATGTTCATTcgagtactctatccccctcatgattGTCTTACTGACatgtattgctaaggaatccccgatGCAATGTTGTCTACTCGTTATAAAGATCCTCTAGGATATGTCTCTTGAGATTATCATTTAGGACCGaagagtgagaataacgggaatgtgtAATGGGGATTAATCTATTTGATgtggtgtgtatatatatatatatatatatatatatacatacacacacacacacttaaaacaacataataataataataataataataatgtgggttggaaaccctatgtGTTTACCaagttttccaacctgacccgcTCAGTTTCCTTGTATCACATGTAGTGGTACAAAGGTACATGAATGATGAAAGATTGAAGGATATATAGACTGTTAGTCTAAGATACTGTAATGTCTATTTATGTTTATGCTTCTTGTATTAGTTATGACAtctcataatttttaataatCAATGGAAAATATTTCTCTGGAAATACTTTTATGGGACAAATTTCGCATTTATAAATAAACtctgttttaaataagcataaataaatatttttaaaatggccgaaaagttagggatgttacaaaTAAAACTTGAGAAGATACttcctttatttttcttttctttccctGTTTAAGAAAAAACTCAAGAACACCTATTTCTTTCCCTTCCATCCttaaaaaacttaaaaacatTCATTTTCTCTTCTTTATTTGTATCTCTTTTCTTCAAAAAGAACTCTGAGAACATAACATATGAGTTTGCAAGATTTTTTTTCGAAAATCCCGTATAATGGTGGATCAATATCAATTTTTAATTAACAAATAACGCCTAATTTTTGTGTTTtagcaaataaaagaaaagaaggtgatagaaactaaggagagaaaagaaaagaaataaaagaaaaataaatttgtATTTCGTGTCCCTGAATTGAAgagaattaaaagaaaattttaacattttgtttttttttttttttttttctctctatcATTTTAAattgaaagatttttttttttcacatttctatcattttttttttcctttttaagtTGAATTGGAAGACAAGGTGTAAATGTTTAtaactaaaaacaaaataaagaaTACTAACCGACCAGTTCCAAAAAAAATTGCCGGCAAAATTAATAAACTTTCAAACATATTGAAAAGATTATAAAAACACAGTGATGTTTTTATCTGTTTTTTCAGTGTAAAAAAAATCTAAAGAATACCAACAGACCATACCAGTTACAAAAAAATTACCAGCAAAATTAATAAACTttcaaaaaatattaaaaagattATAAAAACACAGTGATGTTTTTATTGTTTAGTCAGTGCAAAAAAAAGATCCGAGGGTAACAAGGTCATTTTTAAAGCAGTTGGTATGGACTTAGTAAAAGAGGCGTGGGGAAGGGCAAAAATGGTGCCTTAAAAGTGAGCGAGTGAGAGCGAAAGTATGACAGTAATGAGTGGTCAGCATGGAAGCATAACGAAAAGGAAATGAGTGCGTGTATCCTGGTTTGAACATTATTATTTGCTTGTGGGTCCTCCAACTTTTGTTTTCTCTATTTTCAGCCCCTTTCTTTTCACGACTCATACATTTGAGACCCATCCCCACTCCAACCAATTATCACCTTTCCAACCCAAACATTCAAAGTCTTCTATATTCTTTCCCTTAAAGAAACTTTCAAAAGTCAATCTTTTTAAAAGGTTCATTATTTAAAATTGCGTACATCATTACAAATGAAGTAGGGTTAATAGTTGTTCTCTCTTACATCCTTATTGAAGATTATTATTGTTGTTTAgtgtaacatagttttcaaaattaTGTGTGACATTTAAATATAGTAAATTttacaaaacataataaaatattaacattttttttaagaaaatgacAAAGTAAAAAGCTTATAATTATAATCTTACTCTAAAGAGTCAGTTGACGTACTAATTGATAGCTGAAAAACCActtaataaaaaataatgtttgaaaaAAATGCTGAGAAACTAATAGAAATATATAACATGACATAAAAACACATTTAATatactatattttttttataattaattatggatataattataatttttttaaaaaaacttatgAAAAGTTAGTTTAACtagattttagttattttaattgcTAAACATTTCAACTTAAAAAAGATCAAAAAATAAGTTAACTTATCACTTATCTGTAACATGTCAAACACATATTATAATTATTAGGATATCTTAGAATTAAAAACTGTTTCTAATTCATCTTCATGATTTTTCAGTTTATTATCATATATTTTTCTTATGTTAATAATGTTACTAATAGAGTAATTTATCGCTCGCATAAAATTCAAACGACAAAACTTGTAGAAGTTATATAAGGGACTGATCGTCGCATAGTTGATACTTTAGGAAAAACATTGACTATAATTAAGTTGTAAGGACTCAATTTGTACGTGTTGGATAGCTCAGGGTCCTGAAAATTTTGAGCAATATTTAAACTTgcccctctcttctctctctccctccatATATGAATACCTCCACTTCTTGTTCGTGGCCTTCCAGCATTCTCCTTTTTTCTCTGGAGAGTGAAACCTAATATTGTCGCCGATCGTTCAGAATTCGTTTTCATTTTTTTGAAGTGTTGAAATCCAGGCCGAATCATCTCTCTGTTACGTTGTTCAAATTCGTCGATCTATGCTATCGTTTTGGTAATTTCAACTCTATACATGGCTCTGTGTGTGCGTCTGCGTCAGTATGTATTCGTTTTTTGGTTTAACGCTAAAATCCGTATGTATCCGTTTTTTATATAATACAGAAGTGGGATTGTATGAATAATTGGAGGTGGCGACCCCCATTGAGGTTTTCATGTGTTTATTTATCGACGTGATATTGTGAATTTCTAATTTACGAATTGTTTTGACAGGTGAAGGGCTTCTGATATTGGTCGTTAGTTTGATGGAAGGGCCTGATCAATTGGCTACAATGGGGGCTGATTTAGGATCATTGGTTGGAAAGATGAATACTACTACACTTAGCACCTCAGAGTACGCTTCCATTGTTAATATGAATCTGTTTGTTGCTCTTCTTTGTGCTTGTATCGTGATTGGCCATCTTTTGGAGGAGAGCCGGTGGATGAATGAATCTATCACCGCCCTATTCATCGTAAGTATATTTATGCTAATCATTAAAATCGAAACAATACGTTTATTTTTCTGGAATTTGATGAAATCTTTATAGATTTAATCACAGGAGTTGTGAATTCTGATCAATTTTTTTGGTGATCAAAGGAGaaaaagaaatttgaatttaATAGTTACTTTTTCGTGGATGACAATGACAGGGTCTATGCACTGGTGCTATTATTTTGTTAAGTACTGGAGGAACAAATTCACATCTGTTTGTCTTTAGTGAAGACCTTTTCTTCATTTACCTTCTTCCACCGATCATCTTCAATGCAGGGTGtgttttactcttttcaaaagttATATATGATTATGAATTATGATCTGTTTGCTTTGAATGTTTCTATTTTCTTTGCAATAAAAAATCAACAGGTTCCAGGTAAAGAAGAAACAGTTTTTCCGCAATTTCATGACCATTGTGCTATTTGGTGCTATTGGCACTGTAATATCCTTCACCATCATCTCATATGGTATAAACCAACATCTTCACTTTAATACAATCTCCATTTCATATTTTTATCATATGATAAAATATATGTAGATTTTGTAAATTATCACATATGAACAATTTTGTCTAACTTCTTTTTACAGGGGCTATAAACATTTTCAAAAGAATGAATGTTGGCTCTCTTGACCTAGGAGATTTTCTTGGTATCATTTACTCCTTACTTTTTATCACTTTTCATTAATGTCTCTTAATTTCCTAACatttccaactttttttttttcctttccagCCTTAGGTGCAATCTTTTCTGCAACAGATTCTGTTTGCACTTTGCAGGTCAATAAACATCATTAAGATTTTATATAATCATAATTAAAGTATTAGACCCTGTTTGTGAGATAACATATTATCTTATTTAACAATCCAGGTGCTGAATCAAGATGAGACCCCTTTATTGTACAGTTTGGTGTTTGGGGAAGGGGTAGTGAATGATGCCACATCAGTAGTGATCTTTAATGCAGTCCAAAACTTTGATTTAAGTAGGATCACAACAAGTGATGCATTTCAGTTAGTAGGAAATTTCTTCTATTTATTTGTCACAAGCACAGTCTTAGGAGCTGGTGTGAGTCTCATCTATCCATATTCTTAACAATTTTCCTAAATATTCagcatttaaaaaattaaattctGTCTTGGAAGACATGATCATGTGACGTCTGACGTGGCATTTTATCTCTCTTTATGCAGGCTGGGCTGTTAAGTGCGTATATCATAAAAAAGTTATACTTTGGAAGGTACATAGAATTATAGAttgcatttttttttcttcataagttgatatttttatatatatataaaaaaaaaaaactattcttTGGGTTGCTGAATTATAGACATTCAACGGATCGAGAAGTTGCTATCATGATTCTAATGGCTTATATGTCATATATGCTAGCTGAAGTAAGATTTTTCCCACATTTAGCTTTCAACCTATATTAGTTAATAAGCTTTGGGTAGTTAGTTAGGTACTTAATAAATAACACTTATTCTATGTTTGCAGTTATTCTATTTGAGTGGCATTCTCACAGTATTCTTCTGTGGAATTGTAATGTCCCATTACACTTGGCATAATGTTACAGAAAAATCAAGAGTCACTACCAAGTATGCCTACCTACTCTAATTGTAATACTATATTTTTGAAGAACTCATTAGCTCATCACTATCTTTACTCACTCATATTTTCAGGCATGCCTTTGCAACACTGTCGTTTATTTCAGAGCTTTTTATCTTTCTTTATGTTGGTATGGATGCTTTGGATATTGAAAAATGGAACTTCGTACAAGACAGGTATTTTGCATAAAACTTAGGCCCCAATCCATTTGTTACATCTGACAGAATAGAACAGAACAAGTTGCACTGTGTTGTTTATTGTGCTTTGGACAGAAACCGATGTTAATGATACAAAAGTCGTAAATGCCCTTCTCATCCTCGTCATAatcgtttcttttttttttggtatgTCAGCCCTGGAAAATCAATCGGAGTGAGCTCAATTTTACTGGGGTTAGTTTTGGTTGGAAGAGGATGCTTTGTTTTCCCCTTATCATTTTTAGCCAACTTAGCAAAGAAGAATGCACACGAGAAAATTACTTTTAGGCAGCAAGTAAGTACTAAGTATGATCTTATTATTAATCTTCATGTTTCCACTTTAAGCATCTTACTAAAAATAAATCCTCAACTTCTTACCTTAAACTTTGATATTTTAAGGTTTTGATTTGGTGGGCTGGTCTTATGAGAGGTGCTGTGTCCATGGCCCTTGCTTATAACCAGGtcaattatttaataatttttttttaaaccatGAGTTATAACATCTATCATGGTTTTAAGTCTCTACTAGTCTATAACTTTTTGTTCATGGTCCAGTTCACAAGGCTAGGTCATACACAGTTGCGTGGGAATGCAATCATGATAACAAGTACAATCACTGTAGTCCTTTTCAGTACAGTGGTAAAGTACTCTTAATCTTGGTTACTATTTAAcataacatgtttgtttgtttttttttaatatatttttttttgggtAGGTTTTTGGATTGATAACAAAGCCTCTAGTGAGGCTATTGCTACCTCCATCTAAAAACATGTCGCGAATGGCTTCGTCAGAGCCAACGAGCCCAAAATCGTTTGTGGTCCCGCTTTTAGGAAATGAGCGGGACCCGGAAGCTGGAGGGGGTCAAGAAGCAACATCGGTGCTCCATCCAGCGAATCTACGTGTGCTTCTTTCAACACCTTCTCATACAGTTCATTATTATTGGAGAAAGTTTGATAATGCTTTTATGCGTCCTGTTTTTGGGGGTCGTGGTTTTGTCCCGTATATTCCGGGGACACCTACGGAACAAAGTGTTCATAATTTGATCCCTGAAGGGGGGAATAACTGAAAAAACAAAACggcttttaattttatttatttttgggatATTATATATGGTGCTGGGTTTGTTGTTTTATAGGGCAGACTTAAAGGAGGCAATTAATTAAACAGATAGTCAAGTGAAGTGAGTGATGGTTTGATTCAATTTTGGTTTTGTAAATTATGTTGttttatttcatatttatatatgtgtAACAAATCTCATGAGtatttgtttgattttgtatATCTCATTACATATATCAATGAATATGGATATTAATATTGTACGCTGTCCATTATCTGCCTAGCTATCTGTAGTGTGAtatcatatataaattaaatgGAAAACATATAGAAACTCAGAATTTTCAGTGTTAATTAAATGTCGTAGAGTAGCAACATATTTTCATATATGTTTCGTTTTCTGCTACCTTCAATTTGTATACCATATCTCTTTAAACATGGAAAAAGGTTCCACCTTGCAGCTTGATTATATTTTTAGCTTGCACAACTAATGTTGATTATGTGACATCTACATGACTACATGTCATATGTGTGGCGATCGCTATGTGTAAATGTAACTTTTAAAAGTCACAAAACATATTTTCCGGTTTGTCTAACTTAGGTCGTTCTTTTTTCTTACACGTTTACTCATTGTACTTTCAAGATCTCTCTAACCTTTATAGTGATAAAATAATCATAATGCCCCCTCAGTTGTGTACCTCTTTACCAAACACCCTTTTTGTTGCCCCTTGTGATCTCCTCGCTGGCCACCACCTTCCTAATTTGGTCTACTCTGTGCTTCACACACCACAGCAAATCTGTCGCTGTGGGATGGGATTTAACAACGGATTTCCCGTGGATACAAAGCCGTCGCATAAAACGGCATAGGAAAACTTTAACCATGATTAGCGACCAAACTAGCTGTCGCTAATTCGATACCAAACAAACAGTCACAACTTTGTCGGAGGTCAGCAACAAATATTTTGCCAACAAAATAGCGATAGATTGTGATAGACTTGTTAGAAATGGAAAGTCGCAATGCTAAATTAACAGGTTTTTtgttagaaaataaaatataaattatatccATATATTTCTATATTAAGACATAAAaatctaaaaaacaaacaaaaccttATCAATCTAAGCAATACGCATAAATCTACAAACATAAAAACAAAGCCGGTTGGTTGATTATGAACGCgtgcaaaaataaaaaaatgggcCCCTAACAAATTTGGATTAACAACGCCGCCGACTCCATTTTAAACTCATTGAAATCAATCTTTCTTGTATGATGATTTCTTCTTAATGCTAAATGGAACTAGACATGAAGAAGACCAAGACCAAGACCAAGACTAAGAAGAAGCAGACCATCGATTCCAAATGGAACCTGGACGAAGTCATCCAATACTCCATAAATGATTGTTCATGAAGATTACCATTAATAGAATCCGATGGTGGTAATAATTTGATGGCAGGATTTGACCAACAAAACAACGTAAGTTGTCGAATCAAAAGCGcatcttcaggttctgaaatttTGTTTAATTGGATTTGAGTAATTTGACCAACAAGATAACAAACGTCGTCGAATAAAAAAACACATCTTCAAGGATTCTATGTTTCGTTACTAACTTTTCAACTTATTGTACTTAATTGATTGGTTCCTTGAAATGTTTTCCCTATATATGAACATCAATTCTATGTTTGGTTACTAATTTGCTTCTTCTCCTTTTGTTTTTGTTATCAAGGAGTGCATGACAATGGAAAAGAAGGTACACAAACTGTCAAAATAATTCAGAGCCTTTGTTTGTCATTATGCACGTTTTATTTACCCTTTTACCAAGTCTAGCTAATTGAATAAGTCCAACCCATATAGGCATGTGATTACTGTTTTTATGCAGATAGGTAGAGTCACTTTCCTAGTTTTTAGCTTTGCTTTAGTTGTTTAAATAGGATGGCAATATGCCCATTTAGTATTATCTCCTGTTATGTGAATAAAGTGCAGAATTTGCCCTCCTGTTATGTGTTCATTTTTGTTTTACTTTCCTGCCCTTTAGACTTGTGTTCCTCTTTTGTCCATGTCTAATACCAACATTTGTTATCAAAGCAAACCTGGTGCATGCCCAAATATCAATCTCTTGAAGAGATGACAGGAAACAATGGTAATGGTGAAAAAGATAGTCAGGTCACACTTCATTATCCAATGTTGTCAAGGTCCAACTATGCTGCTTGGGCAATCAAGATGAGGGTGTTCATGCAGGCCCAAGGAGTTTGGGATGCTGTTGAACCTAGGACTACAAACACAGTAGTTGAAGTTAAGAAGGACAAAATGGCATTGACGACTATTTATCAAGGGATACCAGTGGATTTGCTGTTGTCATTTTGAAGACAATGTTTATGGGGGCAGACAGAGTGAGAACAGCAAGAGTTCAAACTTTAAAAGCAGAATTTGAAGCCTTGAATATGAAGGAGTCAGAAAGTGTAGATGAGTTCACTGTAAAGGTGAATGATATAGTAAGCACTATGCGTGCTCTGGGTGACACCATGGAAGAAGAATATGTAGTGAAGAAGCTATTAAGAGCAGTTCCATCCAAGTTCCTATAGTTTGCTTCTACACTGGAACAATTTGGGGATTTGACTGTGATGACAGTTGAAGAAGTAGTGGGAAGATTGAAGGCCCATGAAGAACGTATGAAAGGCCATAGTGAACCAGATGATAAAAAGCTTCTCATGACTTAACAAGAATGGACTGAAAAGAACAAGAAGAAGGCTGAAGGTGACTCCAAAAGCACCCCAAAAGGGAACCGTGGTGGATCTTGGTCATCACGGGGAAGAGGAAGGGGTCGAGGCAGAGGTGGTGGACGCAGTGGTCGTGGAAGAGGCAGCTCTCATCACCAAAAGAATGGGAACAATGGTGGGACCATTAGTCAAGACAAGAGTAgtgtacaatgctataattgtcAAGATTATGGACATTATGTTGCTGAGTGTAAGaatccaagaaaagaaagaaatcaAGAAAATAACTTGATTCAAGAAGACAGGGAACCAGCCCTCCTATTGTCATATCTTGAAGATAGAGAAGTCGGTGAAGTATTCTTAAATGAAGAAAGTGTGAATCCAAAGTTAAGAACAAGGCAAGGAGAGTTGAACCAAAGTAAAGTGTGGTACCTTGACATTGGGGCAAGCAATCACATGACTGGTGACAAGGACAAGTTCCGTGATTTGAACAAAAAAATTCAAGGGTATATAAAGTTTCAGAATGCATCCAAAGTTAGAATTAAAGGAAAAGGCTCAATTGTGTTTCAGTGCAAAGATGGTGGTCAATGAAAGCTGAATGAGCTATACTACATTCCTGATTTGTGCAGTAATATAGTTAGCTTGGGTCAgttagcagagggaggagatgaaatCAGGATTAAGGACCCATTTTTATGGGTTCATGATGCTACTGGAAAACTGTTAATGAAGGTCCAAAGGTCACCCAATAGAATCTACAAGATAGAGCTGGAAGAGGCTAGAGCAGTGTGTCTGACTGCTCAAATCAATGACCCAACATGGTTGTGGCATGCGAGATTGGGTCAGATAAACTTCAATTCAATGAAGCACATGGCAGAAAAGAAGTTGATTGAAGGGATACCCAAGATAAACATTCCTTTACAGCCTTGTGAAGGGTGTTTAGTGAGAAAGCAGACAAGGAATCCTTTCCCCTCACACACGAATTACAAATCAAAGAAGATACTGGAACTTGTTCATGGGGATCTTTGTGGCCCGGTTTCACTTCCTACACCCTCAGGGAACAGGTATTTCATGTTACTGGTTGATGACTATAGCAGGGTGATGTGGGTTTATTTGATGAAAACGAAAGATGAAGCTCTTCAAATCTTTAAGAACTTTAGAGGGAAGGTAGAAATCAAAACAGGTGAAAAAGTGAAGGTTCTTAGAACGGACCATGGGGGTGAATTTCTGTCAAACCAATTCACCTCATACTATAATGAGACAGGATTGGAGAGACACTACACATCACCATACcccccacaacaaaatggtgtggtgGAGAGACGAAACCGAACAGTATTGGAGATGGTTAGATGTAATTTGAAGACCATGAGAATGTCAGACATCCTGTGGGGCGAAGCTGTAACTCACTCGGTTTATGTCCTAAACAGGGCACACACGAAAGCATTGAAAGACACAACTCcttacgagatgtggactgggagaAAACCACATGTCGAACACCTTAGGGTGTTTGGTTGTGTCGCACATATGAGAATTGCAAAAGGCCACCTGAAGAAATTAGACGAGAGGAGTATGAGATTGGTTCATCTAAGAATTGAAAAGGGAACAAAGGCTTATAGGTTGTTGGACTTGGATACTGGGAAGATATATGTGAGCCGAGACATACTCTTTGATGAACAACAAGGTTGGGTGTGGGAGAAGTGTAGGAAGATTAAAGCGATACCAGGTATGAGTTTCACTGTCGAAGATTACAACCTAGACGAGGTTTATGATGATGAAGTCGAGTGGGAACCTAATACACCACAACAAGAACATGGTCCATCGCAAATTGATAGTAATTGGGCTGAAGGTTCCCAACCCATTAATTCTCCCGTTGACTCTCAGTCAAGCCCACAAAGTATGTCGATAAACACACTGGGTACGCCCAATTCACCCATCACTTTAAATTCCCAAATTCTGATTACATCCCCGAGCACTACTTCGAGCTCCACAGACGATGGTGCTCCAAAACGTTACCGGCTACTTAGAGACTTGTACGAGAACACAGAAGAAATTCAAATACCCATAGAAGAACTCATGATGATACGCAACAATGAAGAACCTGCATCATATACAGAAGCGAGTAAGAAAAACAAATGGATAAAAGCAATGGACGAAGAAGTGGCGTCAATTGAGAAGAACAACACTTGGAGTCTAGTTGATCTTCCAAAGAATCGAAAAGCCATAGGATTGAAGTGGGTATATAAGTTAAAACAAGACCCAAGTGGAAAGATTCTGAAGTATAAGGCAAGGATTGTGGCAAAGGGATACGTTCAAAAACACGGAGTTGAATACGATGGAGTTTTCGAACCAGTGGAAAGAATCGAAACAGTACACGTAATTATGGCCCTAGCAGGTACCAGTGAATGGCGAGTGCACCATCTTGATGTAAAGTCTGCGTTCCTAAACGGGAACTTGGAGGAAGAAGTATATGTTTCACAATCTGATGGTTACAAGAAAGAGGGTGAAATATAGAAGGTCTACAGGTTGTCAAACACGCTCTACGGGCTAAAGCAAGCACCGAGGGCCTAGAATGCATGTCTAGATAAGTATTTGAAAAGTTTGGGTTTCATAAGATATGCACTGGAATACTTTGTATATACGAAGAAGGAGGATGATGGCATTTTCATTGTGGGAGTGTATGTGGACATTTGTTGGTAACAGGTAGCTGTGATCAAAGTATTCAGAACTTCAAGAAAGATATGAATGTCAAATTCAAGATGAGCGATCTGGGTTTTTTACTTACTACCTGGGTATTGAGGTAAATCAACAAAATATAGGCATCACACTGAAGCAGGAAGCATAAGTAAAGAGTATCCTTGCCAAGACTCGAATGCTAGACTGCAATCCCACTAGAAGCCTAATGGAACACAAATTGAAGCTAAGAAaagatgaagaaggagaattgGTAAATCCCACAAAATACAGGAGCTTAGTTGAAGGACTAAGGTACTTGGCACATACCCGTCCTGACATCACATTTGCAGTTGGAGTGGTCAGGTTCATGGAAAAACCAACAATAAAGCATCTTCAAGCCGTGAAAACCATACTAAGGTATGTAAACGGAACCTTAAACTATGGTTTAGAATACACAAAAGGAGAAAGAGAAGTCAAAATCATTGGGTACACGGACAATGATTTAGCAAAAGATGAAAATGACAGGAAAAGCACGGGTGGTATGGCGTTTTATGTAAATGGAAATTTAGTGTCATGGGCATCTCAGAAACAGAGATGTGTAGCTCTGTCTTCCTGTGAGGCAGAGTTTATGGCAGCTACCATGGCGGCTTGTCAAGGGATATGGCTGAGACGACTTCTCACTAATATAACATGTCAAGCTATAACACCTGTGACCATGTATGTTGATAATAGGTCAGTCCTTGAACTCATGAAAAACCCTGTGTTCCATG includes:
- the LOC111876385 gene encoding sodium/hydrogen exchanger 1, with the protein product MEGPDQLATMGADLGSLVGKMNTTTLSTSEYASIVNMNLFVALLCACIVIGHLLEESRWMNESITALFIGLCTGAIILLSTGGTNSHLFVFSEDLFFIYLLPPIIFNAGFQVKKKQFFRNFMTIVLFGAIGTVISFTIISYGAINIFKRMNVGSLDLGDFLALGAIFSATDSVCTLQVLNQDETPLLYSLVFGEGVVNDATSVVIFNAVQNFDLSRITTSDAFQLVGNFFYLFVTSTVLGAGAGLLSAYIIKKLYFGRHSTDREVAIMILMAYMSYMLAELFYLSGILTVFFCGIVMSHYTWHNVTEKSRVTTKHAFATLSFISELFIFLYVGMDALDIEKWNFVQDSPGKSIGVSSILLGLVLVGRGCFVFPLSFLANLAKKNAHEKITFRQQVLIWWAGLMRGAVSMALAYNQFTRLGHTQLRGNAIMITSTITVVLFSTVVFGLITKPLVRLLLPPSKNMSRMASSEPTSPKSFVVPLLGNERDPEAGGGQEATSVLHPANLRVLLSTPSHTVHYYWRKFDNAFMRPVFGGRGFVPYIPGTPTEQSVHNLIPEGGNN